A part of Myxococcus landrumus genomic DNA contains:
- a CDS encoding FHA domain-containing protein, which translates to MWQIIINGPGYFDTSYDLPEGVTSLGRADENDIVLGGDLVSRRHARLYVDADILRIEDLGSRNGSRVNGAALQGSRQLSPGDSVALGENTLAVRQPNTVENAATEMVNLGAGGVLRFGHGQDVGPSVLLAKSVKDADVLRLLDNVGPVPFEDFGAPSPVAAASPRVGQETLVLMFRTAEALATATTLSTFLDTTMDRLLERTDATTAVVLLKHPTGALVPAAVRHRGKLAKGEVPVSDAIVDEALRQGRALAVGDVRDDRRFAARESVILYGVDSVLCIPIGAEPPYAGVLYVNTAAKGDGLEPMLDACSAVAHLVATGVQKFSPREGGPTMERVRRALERFHPPDVAERRVSEAQRQGGRLPGLEERTVTVLHVELMGFGVLAPKLGAAKATQLLSDFHARASGIVFSFEATVEGFLSESMRALFGVPYVKGDDPVRAVRAALALRSDWERAMSRRPVNERCELRMALHTTRALVGMIGSEVRSDYTAVGEGMPIAGWLAATGNPGQVLLTGKALAAVGARFDVMPLGERLVRPPREKVAAFEVLDEEEGQLTNPGLR; encoded by the coding sequence ATGTGGCAGATCATCATCAACGGGCCCGGCTACTTCGATACGTCCTACGACCTGCCTGAAGGCGTCACGAGCCTGGGCCGCGCGGACGAGAACGACATCGTCCTGGGCGGCGACCTCGTGTCGCGTCGTCACGCGCGCCTGTACGTCGACGCGGACATCCTCCGCATCGAGGACTTGGGCAGCCGCAACGGCAGTCGCGTCAACGGCGCGGCGCTGCAGGGCTCCCGGCAGTTGTCGCCTGGGGACTCGGTGGCGCTGGGGGAGAACACGCTCGCGGTCCGCCAGCCCAACACCGTGGAGAACGCCGCCACGGAGATGGTGAACCTGGGCGCGGGCGGAGTCCTGCGCTTCGGCCATGGCCAGGACGTGGGCCCCTCGGTGCTCCTGGCCAAGAGCGTGAAGGACGCGGATGTCCTTCGCCTGTTGGACAACGTGGGGCCGGTGCCCTTCGAGGACTTCGGCGCGCCGTCCCCCGTGGCCGCGGCCAGTCCGCGCGTGGGGCAGGAGACGCTGGTGCTGATGTTCCGCACCGCGGAGGCGCTCGCCACGGCCACCACGCTCTCCACCTTCCTGGACACGACGATGGACCGGCTGCTGGAGCGCACGGACGCCACCACCGCCGTCGTGCTCCTCAAGCACCCCACCGGCGCGCTGGTGCCGGCGGCGGTGCGCCACCGGGGCAAGCTGGCCAAGGGCGAGGTGCCCGTCTCCGACGCCATCGTCGACGAGGCGCTGCGCCAGGGTCGGGCGCTCGCCGTGGGCGACGTGCGCGACGACCGCCGCTTCGCCGCGCGCGAGAGCGTCATCCTCTACGGCGTGGACAGCGTGCTGTGCATCCCCATCGGCGCGGAGCCGCCCTACGCGGGCGTCCTCTACGTCAACACCGCCGCGAAGGGGGATGGGCTGGAGCCCATGCTGGATGCCTGCTCGGCGGTGGCGCACCTGGTGGCCACGGGCGTGCAGAAGTTCTCCCCGCGCGAAGGCGGGCCGACGATGGAGCGGGTGCGCCGGGCGCTCGAGCGCTTCCATCCTCCCGACGTCGCCGAGCGCCGCGTCTCCGAGGCCCAGCGCCAGGGCGGACGGCTCCCCGGGCTGGAGGAGCGTACCGTCACTGTATTGCATGTGGAACTGATGGGCTTCGGGGTGCTGGCGCCGAAGCTGGGGGCGGCCAAGGCCACGCAGCTGCTCAGCGACTTCCACGCCCGGGCCTCGGGCATCGTGTTCAGCTTCGAGGCCACGGTGGAGGGCTTCCTGAGCGAGTCCATGCGGGCGCTGTTCGGCGTGCCCTACGTGAAGGGCGATGACCCGGTGCGGGCTGTGCGGGCGGCGCTGGCCCTGCGCTCCGACTGGGAGCGGGCCATGAGCCGGCGCCCGGTGAACGAGCGTTGCGAGCTGCGGATGGCCCTGCACACCACCCGGGCCCTGGTGGGGATGATCGGCTCGGAGGTCCGTTCGGACTACACGGCTGTAGGTGAAGGGATGCCCATCGCCGGGTGGCTGGCCGCGACGGGCAACCCCGGGCAGGTGCTGCTGACGGGCAAGGCGCTGGCCGCCGTGGGGGCTCGCTTCGA
- a CDS encoding cell surface protein, giving the protein MTRRGTLLALLLGLTACGEGDSGGTGPKDSGSEEDASVTVPADPYADEVVEFLPGPGAGFGQDRFPSIVLGPPVGAGLDSGSLDVLSLGKSGSITLRFTDLAVVDGPGVDLLVFENPFLISGGPAAFTERARVSVSDDGVQWFTFACAPTDAANNYPGCAGVRPVTANPAAGISATDPAVAGGDGFDLATVGLSRARYVRIQDTGTSGSAGTSAGFDLDGVAVVNGALLPVSP; this is encoded by the coding sequence ATGACGCGGCGAGGAACCCTGCTCGCGCTGCTGCTGGGCCTGACGGCCTGCGGAGAAGGCGACTCGGGGGGCACGGGCCCGAAGGACTCGGGCTCGGAGGAGGACGCGAGTGTCACCGTCCCCGCGGACCCGTACGCGGATGAGGTCGTCGAGTTCCTCCCTGGGCCCGGCGCGGGCTTCGGGCAGGACCGCTTCCCGTCCATCGTCCTCGGCCCTCCCGTGGGGGCGGGGCTCGACAGCGGCTCGCTCGACGTGTTGTCGCTGGGGAAGTCGGGCTCCATCACGCTGCGCTTCACGGACCTCGCGGTGGTGGATGGTCCGGGCGTGGATCTGCTCGTCTTCGAGAACCCCTTCCTCATCTCGGGAGGCCCCGCGGCCTTCACCGAGCGAGCGCGGGTGTCGGTGAGCGACGACGGGGTGCAGTGGTTCACCTTCGCGTGCGCTCCCACCGACGCGGCGAACAACTACCCGGGCTGCGCGGGAGTGCGCCCCGTGACGGCCAACCCGGCCGCGGGCATCAGCGCCACGGACCCCGCCGTGGCGGGCGGTGACGGCTTCGACCTGGCCACCGTGGGCCTGAGCCGGGCCCGCTACGTGCGCATCCAGGACACGGGCACCAGTGGCTCCGCGGGGACGTCCGCGGGCTTCGACCTGGACGGCGTCGCCGTGGTGAACGGCGCGCTGCTGCCTGTCTCGCCGTGA
- a CDS encoding MXAN_6577-like cysteine-rich protein, with protein MLGAWLCCLFALVLTGCPDEGVVCTAGLTVCGGTCVDTRGDSANCGACGTTCSASEVCQDSVCGCRAGTQSCGDACVDTATDVAHCGACGTTCSAGQVCESGTCREGCSQGLLRCGGACVDGATDPLNCGACGNTCPDVQSCRSGRCAYDVVTACFTNGQLVGIQAGTDQLGPRREFGAGVQSLASWDGFVLAADMTNGKLLQAAGGNLGAVVEEDSLGVTSGSPNDILVDPPYVYVVDSVNNTLQVLMREGPVQGNGLGLRTVGQVNLGANTSPQALARFGDLLYIPLFGTASSGFRQGNAVARVDISNPLSPRKVDTIPLTGLDLKPFDGGTVMPLPYSVTATRSAVYVALTNLNPFRDYRPNGPGILARIDPSTGEVRAIDLGAERCLNAGYVEAVGDQLVVACIGEAIYDPANGYIATSVRATGLVLVKDDLPVASYALNPGCESGTPGCMVSVASRFAVAQGAVYLADTNAGRVFVVEVEEGRLVERRGYSTPAAKGPALQACPLDPRRPVSNAIDVTALR; from the coding sequence ATGCTGGGAGCATGGCTGTGCTGCCTCTTCGCCCTGGTGCTCACCGGATGTCCCGATGAGGGCGTGGTGTGCACCGCGGGCCTCACGGTCTGCGGTGGCACGTGTGTGGATACTCGCGGCGACTCTGCGAACTGCGGTGCCTGTGGCACCACCTGTTCCGCGAGCGAGGTGTGCCAGGACAGTGTCTGTGGATGCCGCGCGGGCACGCAGTCCTGTGGTGACGCGTGCGTGGACACCGCGACGGATGTGGCCCACTGCGGCGCCTGTGGCACCACGTGCTCTGCCGGACAAGTGTGTGAATCGGGGACGTGCCGCGAGGGTTGCTCGCAAGGGCTGCTGCGCTGTGGTGGTGCTTGCGTGGATGGCGCCACGGACCCGCTCAACTGTGGCGCTTGCGGCAACACATGTCCGGACGTGCAGTCCTGCCGCTCGGGCCGTTGCGCCTACGACGTGGTGACGGCCTGCTTCACGAACGGGCAGCTCGTGGGCATCCAGGCGGGGACGGACCAGCTCGGCCCTCGGCGGGAGTTTGGCGCGGGCGTGCAGTCGCTCGCGTCGTGGGACGGCTTCGTGCTCGCCGCCGACATGACCAACGGCAAGCTGCTCCAGGCGGCGGGCGGCAACCTGGGCGCGGTGGTGGAGGAGGACTCGCTCGGGGTGACGTCCGGCTCACCCAACGACATCCTCGTGGACCCGCCCTACGTCTACGTCGTCGACTCCGTGAACAACACGCTCCAGGTGCTCATGCGCGAAGGTCCCGTGCAAGGCAACGGCCTGGGCCTTCGCACCGTGGGGCAGGTGAACCTGGGCGCGAACACCAGCCCCCAGGCACTCGCGCGCTTCGGCGACCTGCTCTACATCCCGCTGTTCGGCACCGCGAGCTCGGGCTTCCGGCAAGGCAACGCCGTGGCACGCGTCGACATCTCCAATCCGTTGTCACCGCGCAAGGTCGACACGATTCCGCTCACCGGCCTGGACCTGAAGCCCTTCGATGGCGGCACGGTGATGCCACTGCCGTACTCGGTGACGGCGACGCGCTCCGCCGTCTACGTGGCCCTCACCAATCTCAATCCGTTCCGCGACTACCGACCCAACGGGCCCGGCATACTCGCGCGCATCGACCCCTCCACCGGTGAGGTCCGCGCCATCGACCTGGGCGCGGAGCGCTGCCTCAACGCCGGTTACGTGGAGGCCGTGGGGGACCAGCTCGTGGTCGCCTGCATCGGCGAAGCCATCTACGACCCGGCCAACGGCTACATCGCGACATCCGTGCGAGCCACTGGCCTGGTGCTCGTGAAGGACGACCTGCCCGTGGCGTCCTACGCCTTGAACCCTGGCTGTGAGTCCGGCACTCCGGGTTGCATGGTGTCCGTGGCCAGCCGCTTCGCCGTGGCCCAGGGCGCGGTGTACCTGGCGGACACCAACGCGGGGCGCGTCTTCGTCGTCGAGGTGGAAGAGGGTCGCCTCGTCGAGCGAAGGGGTTACTCCACGCCCGCGGCCAAGGGCCCCGCGCTGCAGGCGTGTCCCCTGGACCCGCGACGCCCCGTGTCCAATGCCATCGACGTGACCGCGCTCCGGTAA
- a CDS encoding QcrA and Rieske domain-containing protein, whose protein sequence is MTKLDRRAVLLSLAQGGCALATLGMGCGGEWRQAEVLDLPPDGVCPGAPSPGSAEEGWVEVRLSDHPGLEIPGGHAPVRMPEALLDVVLVHARPGCYVALWRICTHGDCPVDWLPREGVMECPCHGSRFALDGAVLQGPARRPLKTFTAVRQQGSVFILRPR, encoded by the coding sequence GTGACGAAGCTCGACCGCCGCGCCGTGCTCCTCTCGTTGGCCCAGGGCGGCTGTGCCCTGGCCACGCTGGGAATGGGGTGCGGCGGTGAGTGGCGGCAGGCCGAGGTGCTGGACCTGCCGCCCGACGGTGTCTGTCCCGGCGCGCCGTCGCCGGGCTCCGCCGAGGAGGGCTGGGTGGAGGTGCGGCTCTCCGACCACCCGGGGCTGGAGATTCCCGGAGGCCATGCCCCGGTGCGCATGCCAGAGGCGCTCCTGGACGTGGTGCTCGTCCACGCGCGCCCGGGCTGCTACGTCGCGCTGTGGCGAATCTGCACCCACGGGGACTGCCCCGTGGACTGGCTCCCCAGGGAGGGGGTCATGGAGTGCCCCTGCCACGGCTCCCGCTTCGCCCTGGATGGCGCGGTGCTCCAAGGGCCCGCCCGGCGCCCCCTCAAGACCTTCACCGCCGTGCGCCAGCAGGGCTCCGTCTTCATCCTCCGCCCCCGCTGA